In Spirosoma pollinicola, the genomic window TATTTTTGAATTGGGCTGCCACTCGCAAACGTATAAATGCCCGTATAGGCTTTTAGAGAGGCTGAGTCAGTTGATGCCATTTGGGCATTGGCGGTAGCGCCAACAGCTAACAGGCAAACCAGCAAGAAGAGTGAACGAACCGATTTCATAGATTTAGGAGGAGTTGAGGGAAAAGATTATACCAAACCAGCAGTCAAGCCTGATCGACCTGACAGTCGCTACAAGGTACGCGAAAATCTGGCATAGGGAATAGGCCCTTTGTAGAATACTTCGCTAACGGCCTCCATCCCAAACCGACGGTAAAAGTCGGCCGCATCCAACCGGGCATCGCACCAGAGTGTACTAGCCCCTAAGCGTTGGGCTTCGGCCATTACATGGTTTAACAAGAGCGTTCCCACACCCTGCCGCTGGCAATCGGGCCGGGCCGCAAATTTGCGAAAGCGACTTTCCGGCCCATTGACAAATAGAGAAATTACGGCAATCAACTCGTCGTTCCGATAAGCTCCAAAATGGTATCCGTCACTGTCATTCTCAACTTTTACGTACTCAAGGAGCTTGTCGGGCCAAAGCACCGAGTGGCGCAATGCATACGTTTGTTCGGGAGTAATGGACTGAATATGAATCATGTTAAAACGGCAGCTTTCCTAAATCGACGTTTCCCCCCGTCAGAATAATCCCGATTTTTTGACCGGCAAACTGATCTTTGTGTTTGAATACAGCGGCCAACGGAACGGCGCATGAGGGTTCAATAATGATTTTCATCCGCTCCCAAACCAGCCGCATAGCCGCTATAATCTCGGGGTCCGAAACGGTCAAAATATCGGTAACGTGTGTCCGAATAATAGCTAATGTCCGTTCGCTGAGGCTCGTCATCAGGCCATCGGCAATGGTATTAATATAAGGCGCTTTTTCAACATGGCCGCTTCGAAAGGATAAAACGGCATCGGCTGCACCCTCCGGCTCCCCGGCAATAATACGGGTTGTTGGCGATAGATAATGAGTCGACAGAGCCGTTCCACTCAGTAGTCCTCCCCCACCAACGGGTGCCAGAATAACATCAAAATTTTGGTCCTGTCCGAAATCTTCAATAAGCTCCTTGGCGGCTGTGGCTTGTCCGGCAATAACCCGATCATCGTCGAACGGGTGTACCAGTACCGCACCGGTGCGCTCCATTACCTTACGAACACCGGCCTCACGAGCCTCCAGTGTGGGTTCGCACTCAATGATTTCGGCACCGTATCCCCGAACAGCATCTTTTTTAACCTGTGGCGCCGTGCGGGGCATAACGATATAAGCGGGCATACCCAACTGCCGGGCGGCAAAGGCTACAGCCTGGGCGTGGTTGCCCGATGAGTGCGTCGTAACGGCTGATCCTTCTTTATTTTGCGCTACCTGTAACACAGCATTTAATCCGCCCCGCGCTTTAAATGCACCTATTTTCTGAAAGTTTTCGCACTTGAAAAACAACTCGGCCCCGGCGCGGTCGTTAATGGTTTGGTTCGTTAGTACGGCCGTGCGGTGGATGTGTGGCCGAATGCGGTCGTGCGCTTCCTGAATAGTATCGATTGTAATCATTGATCAACGGCTCAAACAGGCTCCGGCTGTTTGTATGGGTATTACTAACCTGATGTCAAACAGCCAGAGCCTGTTTGAGTCGTTTTCAGATTCAGGCAAATTACGGAAGAAAACCATTCGGTATCGTTAAACTTACGGTCCGCATCCAAATCGAATGAGTAATTTATCTTTGTTTTATTTCTTTGTTCGGTAAGCAGTCGTTTGCTTTCCCAAAACTCACTTCTCGTAAACCCGTTTCGTTATGACCTCCGATCGTCGTACATTTTTGAAACAAGCTGCTGGCTCATTGGCTGGCATGGCTATTATGCCGACTGTTTTTGCCGAAGCTCCCATGAAAAAGATGTTTTTCGACATCTCGCTGGCCGAATGGTCATTGCATAAAGCGTTGTTCGCCAAAAAGATCACGAACCTGGACTTCCCCGGTATTGCCCGGAAAGAGTTCGACATCAGCATTGTCGAGTATGTGAACCAGTTCTTTAAAGACAAAGCGCAGGATAAAACGTACCTCAACGACCTGCTTACCCGCTGTAAAGACAATGGTATAACCAACAACCTGATCATGATTGATGGCGAAGGTAATCTGGGCGCTTCTGATGCCGCCGAACGTGCCAAAGCCGTTGAAAATCACCACCGATGGGTTGAATGTGCTAAATACCTGGGCTGTAAAACCATTCGGGTCAATGCCGCCGGGCAGGGTACAGCCGAAGAGGTTTCTAAAGCGGCCGTTGATGGGCTGAGCAAGCTGGGCGAATTTGCCAAAACGATGAACATCAACGTTATCGTTGAAAACCACGGTGGTTACTCCTCAAACGGGCAGTGGCTTTCGGGGGTAATGAAGCAGGTAGGCATGAAAAACGTAGGCACGTTACCTGACTTTGGCAACTTCTGTCTCAAACGGGGCGAAGGACACGCCTGCGCCGAAGAATACGATCGCTACAAAGGCACCGCCGAGCTAATGCCGTTTGCTAAAGGCGCATCGGCTAAATTCTATGACTTCGATGCGAGTGGTAATTGCGTTGAAACCGACTATAACCGGATCATGAAAATTGTGAAAGACAGCGGCTTCAAAGGCATTATCGGTATCGAATATGAAGGCGACAAACTAGAGGAATACGCTGGTATTCGGCAAGCCAAAGCTGTTTTGGAGCGCGTTGGTCCAACGGTTTAAAAGGTAATGCGAACCTAGCGCGGACGTCTCGTCCGCGTAGCCAAAGGCTAATTCTGTAGTTAATTAAACTAGTTAGCCTTCGGCTACGCGAACGAGACGTCCGCGCTAGGTCGCACACGCCACTTTTTTGGCTAATTTATTGTTCAAAAATCATGTCAACCACGCAACAATCCTTCAACGTCAGTTTTATTGGCAATGAGCCCGCTCCGGGCGATGGCAACCTATTTCGCGCGTTTGCGCCCGCCCGTCACGAGAACCTTGCCGACGAGTTTGCGAACGTTTCTCCCGAACAAGCGGATCAGGCCGTTACCAAAGCTGCCGAAGCGTTCCCCATTTACATCAAACTTATGCCTGCCCAACGGGCTGATTTTTTAGATGCCATTGCCTCCGAGCTGGAAGCATTGGGCGACGAACTCATCGAACGGGCAGTTCTTGAAAGTGGTCTGCCAACAGGCCGTATTTCGGGCGAACGGGGTCGCACAACAGGGCAGTTGCGTATGTTTGCTAACCTGCTCCGCGAGGGTTCGTGGGTCGACGCCCGTATTAATCCGGCCATGCCCGACCGCCAGCCATTACCCCGCACCGATTTGCGCCGGATGCTGGTGCCAATTGGCCCTGTAGTAGTCTTTGGGGCCAGTAACTTCCCGCTTGCCTTTTCGGTAGCGGGTGGCGATACGGCTTCAGCGTTGGCGGCTGGTTGTCCGGTTGTAGTGAAGGCTCACCCATCGCATCCCGGAACGTCATCACTGGTTGGTCAGGCAATTGTGGTAGCTGCCCAGAAGATGGGAATGCCCGATGGCGTTTTTTCGCTCCTTCACGCCGATAATGAAGTTGCCCAGCAGTTAGTTGCGCATCCATTGGTGAAAGCCGTTGGCTTTACCGGTTCACGGGCTGGCGGGCTGGCGTTGCTTCGCGTAGCCCAGGGACGACCGGAGCCTATTCCGGTTTATGCCGAAATGAGTGCCGTTAATCCAGTTGTTGTGCTGCCGGGCGCTATCAGTCAGGATAGTGGTCCCAATTCGGCCACGACTGTTGCGGCCGGATTAGCTGCTTCGGTAATCCTGGGTGTGGGTCAATTCTGCACCAATCCGGGCTTAGTATTTCTGCTCGATTCGCCGAATACAGCTAGTTTTCTGGAAACAGTTGCCGAGAAAATCAAGGCGTCGTCACCGGCAACGATGCTGAATGCAGGCATTTGCAGTGCCTATCAAAAAGGCGTTCAACAAAATAGGATTGTTCCCGGCGTTCATGTGCTGGCGGAAGCCGACGTTGATGGCGAAAGCAGCCAGACGCAGGGACGACCCATCGTTTTAAGCACTACAGCTCCTATATTTCTAAGCAGCGAATTCCTGAGTGAAGAAGTCTTTGGCCCATCTTCACTAATCGTTGTTTGTGCGACAGAAACGGAATTGGAAGAATGTTTACGTTCGCTGGAAGGTCAACTCACGGCAACGATTTACGCTACTCCGACCGAGTTGACACATGCAGACATCGACTGGATTTCGCTTCTTCAGGCAAAGGCCGGGCGAGTACTGTTTGGCGGGTTTCCTACGGGCGTAGAAGTATCTGAAGCAATGACTCACGGCGGCCCATTCCCGGCTACCAGCGATAGCCGGTCAACATCCGTTGGTACAGGGGCTATTTTGCGGTTTGTTCGGCCAGTTACGTTCCAAAGCTTCCCCGACGAGTTATTACCATCCGCATTACAGGATGCTAATCCGCTGGATATCTGGCGAAATGTGGATGGAAAAATGATGAAGTAGAATGCGTAAATGTGGGAATAACCTTTAAAGGTCATACTGTACAAAGAAATTGACTTAACAGTTCTTTGTACGGTATGGCCTTTACTTAAATATAATATTTTCCTATATTTGGCACATGACACCGAAACAGCGACTTAACCAACTAGAGCCTGAATTTGCTGAAGTTCTTCAGAAAGTAGACCGACTCATCGAATCTAATGGTAAAATTTTAGATTTGGCCGTAGGTACCAAAGCAGATTTAAATGGTCTTACCGAGAATTTCACTGGCCTTAGTGATACCGTCGATGGCCTTAGTGGTACAGTTAATGGTCTTAGTGATACCGTCGATGGTCTTGTCGGTACCGTCGATGGCCTTAGTGGTACCGTTGATGGTCTTGTCGGTACCGTCGATGGTCTTAGTGGTACTGTCGATAGTCTTGTCGGTACCGTTGAAGCCCTAACAACTACTGTTACTGGCCTTGTAGGAACCGTCGATACGCTCAATGAAACTACGAATGATTTAGCTTTTAATGTAGCTAACCTTACAGTTAATATGGATAGTTTAACTGAAAATGTAGCTAGGGTTGAAATGAAGGGAGAAAGTACGGCTAGAGATGTAACCGGCCTTACCAATAACATGGTTAGTTTAACTGAAACGGTAACCAGAGTTGAAATGAAAGGGGATAGCACGGCTAGAGCAGTAGCTACACTGACAGTATCAACAGACCGGCGATTTGACGAGCTAAAAGCTGGTCAAGTGAGATTAGAGCAGACACAACTGGAAATTTTGACCTTCCTGCGCAGTAAATTCAATTAACTGCGCTCCCATTTACTGTCTTCATTTCAAGCTTCCCATCCCGCCATCTATGCCGATAATCTGCCCTGTAATCCAGCTAGCCTGGTCGGTGATCAGGTAGGCAGCCATACTGGCAATGTCCTCGGGAGAACCATACCGATTGAGCGGATGTCGTTTGTTGGCCGCTTCGCGCTTTGTATCGTCGCCCAACAGGAAACCCGCCAGAGGTGTATCAGTTAATGAAGGAGCGATGGCATTTACCCGAACATTGAACGGAGCCAATTCGGCCGCCAGCGATTTAGCCAGTCCTTCAACTGCCGACTTGGCTACGCTTACCGATGAGTGCATTCCCATGCCTAATTTAGCCGCTACCGTACTAAAGAGGACAATACTGGCCGATTTTGACTTCTTGATCGATGCGTAGCATGCATGAATGGCGCTCACCGCGCCCAGCACATTGATCTCAAAATCACACCGATAATCGTCCAGCGTAAGCCGTTGAAACGGTTTGAGATTGATGCTGCCAGGACAGTAAATCAGCCCATGCAAGGTATCGGGTAGTTGGTTGAGGGCATCAACGGCGGGGGTTTGGGTAACATCCCACGTCATATGTGTAGACTGAATGCCCTCGGGTTGTGTGCGACCGGCCGTAAAGAGAGTGGCCCCCTGCGCCTGAAGTTGCTGAGCCAGCGCGTGTCCAATACCTGAACTGGCGCCAATGATAAGGATATTTTTACCTTGCATAAAAACGGTTTGGAATAAAAAAAACGGACTCGTGATTAGTCACAAGCCCGCACTATCAATGAAGTGTTTACTCAAATTGTTACACTCGGTTGGGAAACATAGCGAAGTAGCTCCTGCTTTGTAGCATCTTCGGCAAATTTACCGCTGTAGGATGACGTAACTGTTGAACTGTTAATGTCGCGAATACCCCGCGTTGACACACATAGGTGTTTAGCATCGATAATGACAGCTACGTCTTCCGTTTCCAATACCCGCTTTAATTCGTCGGCGATTTGTATGGTCAGGCGTTCCTGCACCTGTGGCCGCTTACTGAAATATTCAACAACCCGGTTTAGTTTCGATAAGCCAATCACTTTGCCACTGGAGATGTAGGCAACATGCGCTTTACCAAGAATAGGCACAAAATGGTGCTCACAATAGGTTTGAACCGTGATGTCTTTTTCAACAAGCATCTCATCATAACCGAATTTATTGTCAAACAAAGTCGGTTTGGGCTTATTGGCAGGGTTCAGGCCGCTAAAGATTTCATTTATATACATCTTGGCAACCCGCCGGGGCGATCCTTTCAGACTATCGTCGGTCAGGTCGAGCCCCATAATAGTCATGATTTCGCGAAAATGCTCTTCAATGAGGTCTATCTTGAGGTCGTCATCCATCGCAAACGCATCGGCACGCATAGGTGTGTCGACCGATGCGGCACCGTGGGCATCCCCAATTTCATCTACTAATTCGTCGACCTCCCAGGCAGGCATACCAACCGGATTGGCTGGATGACCGTTCACCGCCTGTCCATTAGATGGGGTATTCGACGAAGTTCCGTTCAGTTTCATAAAGTCTGATTTTAAGGTCTAAGCCCTCGCTTATTTTGTTACGTAAAATATTGTAGATGATAATGGCAATGTTTTCGGCCGATGGGTTCAAGTCGGCAAACTCTTCGGTGTCGAGATTCAGGTTTTTATGATCGAATCGGTCTGTAACGTGCTCCTGAATAATTGAGCCAAGTTGTTTCATGTCGATCACATAACCGGTTTCGGGATCAATTGGGCCGTTAACCTGCACAATTAACTCGTAGTTATGCCCGTGATAGTTGGGGTTATTGCATTTTCCGTATACCCGTGTGTTTTTCTCATCCGACCAATTAGGGTTGTTCAGACGATGAGCCGCATTGAAGTGTTCCTTCCGAAACACCGCAACCCGTGGGGCACTAGCCCGAGAATTATCCATAAAAACGAATCGAAATAGGGTTCGATCAACCTGTCGTTACAAAGTTTGTGCACAACACAGGCAGACAGTAGAGCGAGTAGCCAAATCACTCTTTCGTATGCGATTGATACTGTATAAACCGACGTTAAATATTTTTTGTTCAAGATTTGCGGGAAAACATTAAACAAAACTTTTGCCGATCCAGATAAATAACATCCGCTTATCCGGTAATGTTCCCTATCATCTATTCGCTTAGCAAGGGCGGAACCAGATATAGACAACACCCGTTGTGCCCCCATGAAACGCTTGCGAAAACCTATGCTACTGACTCTATTTATTGTAACTGGATTGATTGCTGCCACCTTCCTGTTTATGCAACAAAGCACGTTTGGCAGTAACCCAACCGCCACCCGACTGGAACGAATCAAACAATCGCCAAACTACCGCGACGGTGTATTCCAGAATTTAGAGAAAACCGAGGTTATGCGGGAAGATGCCTCCTACATGGGCATGATGGGTGATTTTATCAATAAAGACAAAGATAATACACCCCCAAAACCGTTGCCTTCCACTAGAACAGACCTACGGGCATTACCCGATTCTGCACCTACAATTGTCTGGTTCGGCCACTCGTCTTACCTCATCAAATCGAAGGGTGTTACCATTCTGGTTGACCCGGTATTTAGTGGCAATGCCTCACCCGTTTCGTTTTTTGGCAAGGCATTTCCCGGCTCCAATGTGTATAGTGTAGAGGACATGCCAGACATTGATATGCTGGTTCTCTCCCACGACCATTACGACCACCTTGACTACCTCACCATCAAGAAGCTTATTCCTCGAGTCAAAAAGTTCTACACTGCGCTGGGCGTGGGGGCTCACCTCGAACGCTGGGGTGTTCCAGCCGACAATATCGTTGAATTTGATTGGTGGGAAAGCAATCACGTCGCTACCGATATTGACATGACCGCAGTGCCAGCCCGTCACTTTTCGGGCCGCAGCTTCGCTCGTGGTAAAACACTCTGGTCAGCTTTCGTACTGAAATTACACGGGTATTCGCTGTATCTGGGTGGCGATTCGGGTTATGGCACGCATTTCAAGGAAATCGGCAGTAAATACGGTCCCTTCGATTTGGCCATCCTCGAATGTGGACAGTACGGAAAAGACTGGCCGAACATCCATATGTTTCCTGAAGAAGTGGCCACAGCCGCGCAGGAACTTCATGCCAAAACGGTTTTACCCGTACACTGGGCCAAATTTTCGCTGGCTATGCACAGTTGGACTGAACCCATTGAGCGATTCACCAAACGGGCATCCGAACAAAATCTGGACGTTACAACACCCATGATTGGCGAGCCACTTACGGTAGGCATAAACTACCCAAAATCGACCTGGTGGCGTTATTAGGGGGAATGGCGCAAGACTCCGGCTGCGATGGCGCAAGGCTCCAGCCTTGTGTCTAGTATTCTCCGGCCTCTGGCTGAGTTAAACAAAAAAAAATGACAAAACGGCCAGAGGCCGGAGAATACTAGACACAAGGCTGGAGCCTTGCGCCATCGCAGACATCCCGTCATACTCATAGGCAAATTCTACATGACGTATGTTTTTTGCTGTGAAACATCGTTCTTTGGTACGTAAAATTTCTTACGTACCAAAGAACGATGCAGACACCTACCCGGCGCCAATTCATTCGCACGGCCGCGCTAACCGGCGCAGTCACTTCAGTTGCCACATCCTCTGTTTTTCCGGCTATTTTAACAGGTGCCAAACCCGCCGACACTAAAGTCAGGCTGGCGTTTATTGGCGTTGGTTCGCGGGGGCGCAGCCATGTAGAACAGGCACTCTACCGCGATGATGTCGAGATAACTGCCATTTGCGATCCTGCTCCCGAAGCCATCAGCCGGGCTACAGCGATGATTGAAAAGGCGGGCAAGAAAGCTCCGGTAGCGTATGGCAAAGGTGATGAAGCGTTTAAGGATATGCTCAAACGCGATGATATTGACGGTGTTGTGATTGCCACGCCCTGGGAGTGGCACGTGCCTATGGCCGTAGCCACCATGAATGCGGGCAAGTATGCGGCTGTAGAAGTATCGGCAACGGTGACGCTCAAAGAATCCTGGGATCTGGTGAACGCATCCGAAAAGTCGGGTTCGCCCTGTATGATTCTGGAAAACGTTTGCTACCGTCGCGATGTGCTGGCCTTACTAAACATGATTCGGAAAGGCATGT contains:
- a CDS encoding 6-pyruvoyl trahydropterin synthase family protein, which gives rise to MDNSRASAPRVAVFRKEHFNAAHRLNNPNWSDEKNTRVYGKCNNPNYHGHNYELIVQVNGPIDPETGYVIDMKQLGSIIQEHVTDRFDHKNLNLDTEEFADLNPSAENIAIIIYNILRNKISEGLDLKIRLYETERNFVEYPI
- a CDS encoding MBL fold metallo-hydrolase → MLLTLFIVTGLIAATFLFMQQSTFGSNPTATRLERIKQSPNYRDGVFQNLEKTEVMREDASYMGMMGDFINKDKDNTPPKPLPSTRTDLRALPDSAPTIVWFGHSSYLIKSKGVTILVDPVFSGNASPVSFFGKAFPGSNVYSVEDMPDIDMLVLSHDHYDHLDYLTIKKLIPRVKKFYTALGVGAHLERWGVPADNIVEFDWWESNHVATDIDMTAVPARHFSGRSFARGKTLWSAFVLKLHGYSLYLGGDSGYGTHFKEIGSKYGPFDLAILECGQYGKDWPNIHMFPEEVATAAQELHAKTVLPVHWAKFSLAMHSWTEPIERFTKRASEQNLDVTTPMIGEPLTVGINYPKSTWWRY
- a CDS encoding SDR family NAD(P)-dependent oxidoreductase gives rise to the protein MQGKNILIIGASSGIGHALAQQLQAQGATLFTAGRTQPEGIQSTHMTWDVTQTPAVDALNQLPDTLHGLIYCPGSINLKPFQRLTLDDYRCDFEINVLGAVSAIHACYASIKKSKSASIVLFSTVAAKLGMGMHSSVSVAKSAVEGLAKSLAAELAPFNVRVNAIAPSLTDTPLAGFLLGDDTKREAANKRHPLNRYGSPEDIASMAAYLITDQASWITGQIIGIDGGMGSLK
- a CDS encoding sugar phosphate isomerase/epimerase family protein, which encodes MTSDRRTFLKQAAGSLAGMAIMPTVFAEAPMKKMFFDISLAEWSLHKALFAKKITNLDFPGIARKEFDISIVEYVNQFFKDKAQDKTYLNDLLTRCKDNGITNNLIMIDGEGNLGASDAAERAKAVENHHRWVECAKYLGCKTIRVNAAGQGTAEEVSKAAVDGLSKLGEFAKTMNINVIVENHGGYSSNGQWLSGVMKQVGMKNVGTLPDFGNFCLKRGEGHACAEEYDRYKGTAELMPFAKGASAKFYDFDASGNCVETDYNRIMKIVKDSGFKGIIGIEYEGDKLEEYAGIRQAKAVLERVGPTV
- a CDS encoding threonine ammonia-lyase gives rise to the protein MITIDTIQEAHDRIRPHIHRTAVLTNQTINDRAGAELFFKCENFQKIGAFKARGGLNAVLQVAQNKEGSAVTTHSSGNHAQAVAFAARQLGMPAYIVMPRTAPQVKKDAVRGYGAEIIECEPTLEAREAGVRKVMERTGAVLVHPFDDDRVIAGQATAAKELIEDFGQDQNFDVILAPVGGGGLLSGTALSTHYLSPTTRIIAGEPEGAADAVLSFRSGHVEKAPYINTIADGLMTSLSERTLAIIRTHVTDILTVSDPEIIAAMRLVWERMKIIIEPSCAVPLAAVFKHKDQFAGQKIGIILTGGNVDLGKLPF
- a CDS encoding GNAT family N-acetyltransferase; amino-acid sequence: MIHIQSITPEQTYALRHSVLWPDKLLEYVKVENDSDGYHFGAYRNDELIAVISLFVNGPESRFRKFAARPDCQRQGVGTLLLNHVMAEAQRLGASTLWCDARLDAADFYRRFGMEAVSEVFYKGPIPYARFSRTL
- a CDS encoding aldehyde dehydrogenase (NADP(+)), producing MSTTQQSFNVSFIGNEPAPGDGNLFRAFAPARHENLADEFANVSPEQADQAVTKAAEAFPIYIKLMPAQRADFLDAIASELEALGDELIERAVLESGLPTGRISGERGRTTGQLRMFANLLREGSWVDARINPAMPDRQPLPRTDLRRMLVPIGPVVVFGASNFPLAFSVAGGDTASALAAGCPVVVKAHPSHPGTSSLVGQAIVVAAQKMGMPDGVFSLLHADNEVAQQLVAHPLVKAVGFTGSRAGGLALLRVAQGRPEPIPVYAEMSAVNPVVVLPGAISQDSGPNSATTVAAGLAASVILGVGQFCTNPGLVFLLDSPNTASFLETVAEKIKASSPATMLNAGICSAYQKGVQQNRIVPGVHVLAEADVDGESSQTQGRPIVLSTTAPIFLSSEFLSEEVFGPSSLIVVCATETELEECLRSLEGQLTATIYATPTELTHADIDWISLLQAKAGRVLFGGFPTGVEVSEAMTHGGPFPATSDSRSTSVGTGAILRFVRPVTFQSFPDELLPSALQDANPLDIWRNVDGKMMK
- the folE gene encoding GTP cyclohydrolase I FolE, whose product is MKLNGTSSNTPSNGQAVNGHPANPVGMPAWEVDELVDEIGDAHGAASVDTPMRADAFAMDDDLKIDLIEEHFREIMTIMGLDLTDDSLKGSPRRVAKMYINEIFSGLNPANKPKPTLFDNKFGYDEMLVEKDITVQTYCEHHFVPILGKAHVAYISSGKVIGLSKLNRVVEYFSKRPQVQERLTIQIADELKRVLETEDVAVIIDAKHLCVSTRGIRDINSSTVTSSYSGKFAEDATKQELLRYVSQPSVTI